A stretch of Synechococcus sp. MIT S9220 DNA encodes these proteins:
- a CDS encoding SGNH/GDSL hydrolase family protein codes for MKKIKLIGVNFALLGFAVLFLELVFGNWLQQNPAKRIPEISRQAGRTHSFRTYGLTGEDVLVNFTRNEQGFRGQGNAANSRQILVVGGSTAIEYVVPESLTWAEQLQQGLNKTLSQSSRYEFDVINAGVAGQTLLGNQFSIDLWLKHIKNLNPEFVIVYYGHNDAIYSLGKDNNAIISDPDSKSIGVREWVLTSSALVMLLREIKGNLDSWALNNNNLFDYVEGGLPVDGEIFTRGQSHARIANSSYSDKLNNLIWSIHRAWPIAKIIFVAQSNPNCYFLDHYSYHSYSKNRICEDLLAVHSYTKSTILSMNSDLSGKLFYEPLFMDNPYDRSGSSDAIHTNSRGSKGIADKLTTRLRKYLVF; via the coding sequence ATGAAAAAAATCAAGCTAATTGGAGTCAATTTTGCTTTATTGGGATTTGCAGTCCTTTTTCTTGAACTTGTCTTTGGTAATTGGTTACAGCAGAATCCTGCCAAGCGAATTCCTGAAATATCCCGTCAAGCTGGACGCACTCATAGTTTTAGGACTTATGGTCTCACAGGTGAAGACGTTCTCGTAAATTTTACTCGCAATGAGCAAGGTTTTCGAGGTCAAGGAAATGCAGCTAATTCTAGGCAAATATTGGTTGTAGGAGGATCGACAGCTATTGAATACGTAGTTCCAGAGAGTCTGACTTGGGCTGAACAACTTCAGCAGGGTCTTAATAAAACCCTCTCCCAATCTTCAAGATATGAATTCGATGTTATTAATGCTGGTGTTGCGGGTCAGACCCTGTTGGGAAATCAATTCTCAATTGATTTATGGCTTAAGCATATTAAAAATTTAAATCCGGAGTTTGTGATTGTTTATTATGGCCATAATGATGCCATTTACAGCCTTGGAAAGGATAATAACGCTATTATTAGTGACCCAGATTCAAAGTCTATTGGTGTTAGAGAGTGGGTTTTAACTAGCAGCGCATTAGTTATGCTCTTGCGAGAAATAAAGGGGAATTTAGATTCATGGGCATTGAACAATAATAATCTTTTTGATTATGTTGAAGGGGGGCTTCCTGTTGATGGCGAGATATTCACTCGGGGTCAATCACATGCGCGAATTGCAAATAGTTCCTACTCTGATAAGCTTAATAACTTGATTTGGTCTATTCATCGGGCATGGCCAATCGCAAAAATCATTTTCGTTGCTCAATCAAATCCTAATTGCTATTTTCTTGATCATTATTCTTATCATTCATATTCTAAGAATCGCATTTGTGAAGACCTTTTGGCAGTTCACAGCTATACAAAAAGCACAATATTATCAATGAATAGTGACTTGAGTGGAAAGCTTTTCTATGAGCCTTTGTTTATGGATAATCCCTACGACCGCTCCGGATCTAGTGATGCAATTCATACCAACTCTCGAGGCTCGAAAGGTATTGCTGATAAACTTACTACTCGTTTGCGAAAGTATCTGGTTTTTTGA
- a CDS encoding glycosyltransferase family 2 protein, protein MKSGVSALSVGLCIPTYGRKRELARLLDSLSKQSSLPEQIIIIDQNEPGFLNSIIKEWIDKLPIQHGSVAFRSASKARNYGAQKLTTDIIAFPDDDCIFIERTIELVKQTFFNNPSFDVIIGQKPIRQAKFSTKTIKPKHLTTVLNLFNAKAETSNIFCRKSFVIKMPTLFNEHIGPGDQTSIISNEETDLLIRMLRENAKIVHCKGILIEHHSSQVSFKRSLKYAEGRYELIRRQKLGLFYYLINLVQPLIRLAKHPNLKGLQYCVATMLGRSGLTRLIRH, encoded by the coding sequence ATGAAAAGCGGAGTATCTGCGTTGAGCGTAGGCTTATGCATTCCTACTTATGGCCGAAAAAGAGAGCTAGCTAGGTTACTAGACAGCCTGTCAAAACAATCCTCACTACCAGAGCAAATTATAATTATTGATCAGAATGAGCCAGGATTTTTAAATTCAATCATTAAGGAATGGATAGATAAACTACCAATTCAACATGGCAGTGTTGCGTTCAGAAGTGCCTCAAAAGCCAGAAACTATGGAGCTCAAAAGCTAACGACTGACATTATTGCATTCCCAGATGATGATTGTATATTTATAGAAAGGACCATTGAACTGGTTAAGCAAACCTTTTTTAACAATCCGAGCTTTGACGTCATTATCGGACAAAAGCCAATCAGGCAAGCTAAATTTTCCACTAAAACGATTAAACCGAAACACCTGACAACAGTTTTAAATTTATTTAATGCAAAAGCTGAGACATCAAATATATTCTGCAGAAAAAGCTTTGTTATAAAAATGCCAACGCTATTCAATGAACATATTGGCCCCGGTGATCAAACATCCATTATCTCAAATGAAGAAACAGATTTGCTCATCAGAATGCTTAGAGAAAATGCAAAGATTGTCCATTGTAAAGGGATTTTGATTGAACATCACTCTTCACAGGTTTCATTTAAAAGATCGCTAAAATACGCGGAGGGTCGTTATGAACTCATCAGACGTCAAAAACTTGGTTTATTTTACTACCTAATCAATCTTGTACAGCCTCTCATAAGGCTTGCCAAGCACCCAAATCTTAAAGGACTACAATATTGCGTAGCAACGATGCTGGGACGATCTGGCCTTACCAGATTGATTCGTCATTAA
- a CDS encoding CCA tRNA nucleotidyltransferase: MASISELQLEDIPSDLINAFIQQAVCLGNGRLALVGGAVRDSLLSIIDPNFSRQSSDIDFIYEGDIHLFCTGLQAFLGSRRIQELRFHDSFGTANLLLDDLLIDLASARLETYPILAENPSVVFSSLENDLSRRDFTVNAMALVFNADGDPNLLDPHAGTQHLISRQLVFLHDESVAEDPTRVIRGARYAARLRFLLSDQSLQQLKSTLQVWPWSWKPGDPTDLCPPALGTRLRMELDLLFNNEPWPQALSFLQDWSALTLLDKSLQKDSRLFIRLRSAKRLQLPLLCALVAAAADPVDLSHRLQIPGQHQSWLEELLLFRRWIQSEVLTTSWEEWDALKWTSSLEQQCWTPEVVALAICDHKAYWRPLLRWWGRWRHVSAQITASDLMKQGYEPGPRLGQELKKSRMQALERMR, translated from the coding sequence ATGGCATCTATCAGTGAATTACAGCTCGAGGACATTCCTTCTGACTTGATTAATGCTTTCATCCAACAGGCTGTATGTCTTGGCAATGGTCGTTTGGCTTTAGTGGGAGGTGCGGTTCGCGATAGTCTGCTTTCGATTATTGACCCTAATTTTAGTCGACAATCTTCAGATATTGATTTTATATATGAGGGTGACATTCATTTGTTTTGTACTGGCTTACAGGCCTTTCTGGGATCTAGGCGTATTCAGGAATTGCGTTTCCATGATTCCTTTGGAACAGCGAATTTACTACTCGACGATTTACTGATTGACTTGGCGTCTGCGCGTCTTGAAACCTATCCGATCCTTGCAGAGAACCCATCAGTTGTTTTTAGTTCTCTTGAAAATGATCTTTCGCGTCGTGACTTTACTGTTAATGCAATGGCATTGGTCTTCAATGCCGATGGAGATCCAAATCTCTTGGATCCTCATGCAGGCACCCAGCATTTGATTTCAAGGCAGTTGGTTTTTCTTCATGATGAAAGTGTGGCAGAAGATCCCACTAGGGTCATCCGCGGTGCTCGTTATGCTGCTCGATTAAGGTTTCTTTTGTCTGATCAGTCACTCCAACAGCTGAAGTCAACATTGCAAGTCTGGCCTTGGTCTTGGAAGCCAGGTGACCCTACGGATTTGTGCCCACCTGCGTTAGGAACTCGGCTTCGAATGGAACTTGATTTGCTTTTTAACAATGAACCTTGGCCTCAGGCGCTGTCTTTTCTTCAGGATTGGTCGGCTTTGACATTGTTGGATAAAAGTTTACAAAAAGACTCTCGTCTTTTTATTCGTCTGCGCTCTGCCAAACGTCTTCAATTACCTTTGTTGTGCGCTTTGGTTGCAGCAGCTGCAGATCCTGTAGATCTTTCTCATCGTCTCCAGATTCCTGGACAGCATCAAAGTTGGTTAGAAGAGCTTTTGTTGTTTCGACGATGGATTCAAAGTGAAGTTTTGACCACCTCGTGGGAAGAGTGGGATGCTTTGAAGTGGACCTCTTCACTGGAGCAGCAATGTTGGACTCCGGAAGTTGTGGCGCTTGCGATTTGTGATCATAAAGCTTATTGGCGCCCGCTCTTGCGCTGGTGGGGACGTTGGCGACACGTATCTGCTCAGATCACGGCTAGTGACCTGATGAAACAAGGCTATGAGCCCGGGCCTCGATTGGGCCAGGAGCTCAAAAAGTCTCGCATGCAAGCTCTTGAGCGGATGCGTTAA
- a CDS encoding ABC transporter ATP-binding protein, which translates to MAGIGGSQSINQLRQMLGYLPKRRIRSMRGLFWLSLVPGILDFASIAVVGRLSGALVGGRLSNVFPGIRFFGGGELEQSLWLAIIFIALIWLQSIVKIILRFVQEQIASDIWLDLSDRIFSGIIQQPYEYHLSNNLARLSSELLGNLECLLREIVTPILRGISNIVTIVILTVGIIYIGGITAVGLLFVMLVAYILMTALMTPTLRLASSQKVRTRDVFTQTFFEVFKSINDVKLAGVENYFSKLFKDATLMFKQADAKSIVLPEIPRMIIEPLGITAIFAIGVIPRLLSEDRSQILEILPFLAVLSVGALRLAKPLQDLFTAIAKLRGGLPELSVINRLLELKVEQPLSSPLYVSSAGILPKRTVSLQQVSYRYPSSDRWVLSDITLSIPVGSRVAFVGPTGSGKSTAANLLLSLLKPQKGSLCLDGVDVISAQEIDAWHGCCSQVPQNIQLLDNSVLSNIAFGIDEDDVDMKCVWECLESAQLDEFVADLPYGLYTQIGENGIALSGGQRQRIALARAFYRRSKFLILDEATSALDNQTESDVIQALDIIGRRCTTVVIAHRLTTIQRCDRIFEFCDGRIVHQGSYHDLQEKSNTFKRFVQLQQSNI; encoded by the coding sequence GTGGCGGGCATCGGTGGAAGCCAATCCATCAATCAGCTTAGGCAGATGCTGGGTTATCTCCCGAAGCGACGCATTAGGTCGATGCGAGGGCTTTTTTGGCTTTCCTTGGTGCCCGGTATTCTCGATTTTGCATCAATTGCTGTTGTGGGGCGGCTCTCCGGGGCCTTAGTGGGCGGCCGTCTAAGTAATGTTTTTCCTGGAATTCGTTTTTTTGGTGGTGGCGAGCTTGAACAATCTCTTTGGCTAGCGATTATCTTTATTGCCCTAATATGGCTGCAATCAATAGTCAAGATTATTCTTCGCTTCGTCCAGGAACAGATAGCTAGTGATATTTGGCTGGACTTGTCTGATCGCATTTTTTCAGGGATCATTCAGCAACCTTATGAGTATCACCTTTCTAATAACCTCGCTCGACTTTCATCTGAATTGCTTGGAAATTTAGAATGTTTATTGCGCGAAATTGTTACTCCAATATTGAGAGGCATCAGTAATATAGTAACAATTGTAATTTTGACAGTTGGAATCATCTATATCGGAGGGATAACGGCTGTTGGACTGTTGTTCGTCATGCTTGTTGCATATATCTTGATGACAGCATTAATGACTCCAACACTCCGATTGGCTTCGTCTCAGAAAGTTAGAACAAGAGATGTCTTTACTCAAACATTTTTTGAAGTGTTTAAGTCAATTAATGATGTCAAACTGGCTGGAGTTGAAAATTATTTTTCTAAACTTTTTAAAGACGCAACGTTGATGTTTAAGCAGGCAGATGCTAAATCAATTGTTCTCCCTGAAATCCCAAGGATGATCATTGAGCCCTTGGGCATTACTGCAATATTTGCAATAGGGGTTATTCCTAGACTTCTTTCTGAGGATAGATCCCAGATTCTTGAGATCTTGCCTTTCTTAGCAGTGTTGTCTGTTGGTGCTTTAAGGTTGGCTAAACCTTTGCAGGATCTTTTTACTGCAATTGCGAAACTGCGTGGTGGTTTGCCAGAGTTGTCGGTCATTAATCGATTGCTTGAATTAAAGGTCGAACAACCGCTCTCTTCACCTCTGTATGTTTCGTCAGCAGGGATATTGCCTAAGAGAACAGTTTCTCTTCAGCAAGTTTCCTATCGCTATCCTTCTTCTGATCGTTGGGTACTGAGTGATATCACTCTTTCAATACCGGTAGGTTCTCGAGTGGCTTTTGTTGGTCCTACTGGAAGTGGAAAAAGTACTGCTGCAAATTTGCTGCTATCACTATTGAAACCTCAAAAGGGTTCATTGTGTTTGGATGGTGTCGACGTCATATCGGCGCAAGAAATTGATGCATGGCATGGATGCTGCTCTCAAGTCCCACAAAATATTCAGCTACTTGATAATTCTGTTTTATCAAATATCGCCTTTGGTATTGACGAAGATGATGTTGATATGAAGTGTGTTTGGGAATGTCTTGAATCTGCTCAACTCGATGAATTTGTTGCTGACCTTCCTTATGGTTTATACACACAAATTGGTGAAAATGGTATTGCTTTATCTGGAGGGCAACGTCAGCGAATTGCCCTTGCAAGGGCATTTTACCGTCGATCCAAGTTTCTGATTCTCGACGAAGCGACCAGTGCACTTGATAATCAAACTGAATCAGATGTCATCCAAGCCTTAGATATAATCGGTCGTCGATGTACAACAGTAGTGATTGCACATCGTTTAACTACGATTCAACGTTGTGATCGTATTTTTGAATTTTGTGATGGTCGTATTGTTCACCAAGGTAGCTACCATGATCTTCAAGAAAAATCTAATACATTTAAGCGATTTGTCCAGTTGCAACAGTCAAACATATAA
- a CDS encoding O-antigen ligase yields the protein MLASVHRSVSSFGFTVWLWAFVFARIPLAAIQHYLGLESRPFVLVNLISIALAFIAFNDSGWQPISFLKSRSALSVTTSFFAFWLIYFFRLGFDTFIDPIEFIESSFTLVKGFINSTLIPILCLPWVLMMRRSSFSIDLCALLGNISVFVGILGYLNIPIDEEIYNPRFSFEDLNPIPAGHSSASLLIIGLLLFVIRYTEDRSSRSTLLILNASCAVLLGLWGVRLSMTRSAYVALFPLIVFCLVWLWRRGLRFRWLFFAGFSTFLVLLVPKIFNMLSSGLPFQDASSSGRLTRFVAVWDWICANPLWGVGFHVQNLLKALPEPASHWYSHNIFLESYVVGGLFMFIALIIFFAVVISSICITLSFQESDSVSHVMALALSFLWIQALTLACFSGHPALLPGFWVGGFMVVLSTKPAIALSQQSNLR from the coding sequence GTGCTTGCTTCAGTCCATAGAAGTGTGTCGTCTTTTGGTTTTACGGTTTGGCTTTGGGCTTTTGTTTTTGCACGTATTCCCTTAGCAGCCATCCAGCATTATTTAGGATTAGAATCGAGACCATTCGTTCTGGTAAACTTAATAAGTATTGCTCTGGCTTTTATTGCCTTCAATGATAGTGGGTGGCAGCCTATATCTTTCTTGAAGAGTCGATCTGCGCTGTCGGTTACAACCTCTTTCTTCGCTTTCTGGTTAATTTATTTTTTTCGCCTAGGATTTGATACTTTCATAGATCCAATTGAATTTATTGAGAGTAGTTTTACCCTTGTCAAGGGTTTTATTAATTCCACATTGATTCCAATTCTGTGTTTGCCTTGGGTTTTAATGATGCGACGTAGTTCATTTTCTATTGACCTATGTGCACTGTTGGGAAACATTTCTGTGTTTGTCGGTATTTTAGGATATCTGAATATACCGATCGATGAAGAAATTTATAATCCGCGCTTCAGCTTTGAAGACTTAAATCCAATCCCTGCGGGGCATTCCTCAGCATCTTTGCTAATCATAGGACTTTTATTATTTGTTATCCGTTATACAGAAGATCGCTCCTCTAGGTCTACCTTGCTTATTTTGAATGCCAGTTGCGCTGTTTTGCTCGGTCTCTGGGGTGTACGCCTTTCAATGACTAGGAGTGCATACGTAGCTTTGTTTCCACTGATTGTGTTCTGTCTTGTGTGGTTGTGGAGGAGGGGACTGCGATTTCGCTGGTTATTCTTCGCTGGATTCAGTACATTTTTAGTTTTGCTAGTCCCCAAAATCTTCAATATGCTCAGCAGTGGTTTGCCTTTTCAGGACGCTAGTTCATCAGGACGTCTGACGCGGTTTGTTGCTGTCTGGGATTGGATCTGCGCTAACCCATTGTGGGGCGTTGGTTTTCACGTTCAGAACTTGTTAAAGGCTTTGCCTGAGCCTGCAAGTCATTGGTATTCCCATAACATTTTTCTTGAAAGCTACGTTGTCGGGGGCTTGTTCATGTTTATTGCTTTAATCATATTCTTTGCTGTAGTTATTAGTTCAATTTGTATCACGTTGTCTTTCCAAGAGAGTGACTCTGTTTCCCATGTGATGGCTCTTGCACTCTCTTTCCTTTGGATTCAGGCATTGACTCTCGCTTGTTTCTCTGGGCATCCAGCTCTATTACCTGGTTTTTGGGTTGGTGGGTTCATGGTTGTTCTCTCTACTAAGCCTGCGATTGCGCTGAGTCAGCAATCAAATTTGAGATGA
- a CDS encoding glycosyltransferase, producing the protein MTRELDIIIPVYNDQDGLNTILSSIENQSVSTVLIRVLVVDNNSCPAIKIPPTSFEVHLLHCAQAGSYAARNTALTKVDSKIVAFTDADCILDTNWIETGIQNINIRSKQLSKPVILAGKISIIASKQPETSADLADIHFGMTQKKFVNRGRYGITANLWARSEDIFLLSGFNESLKSGGDRDFCLRAQQELNASLIYDPDCIVYHPARSKKEQIIKSKRLLGGQFDRSNGKPLREVAALFLHLRPLIKETLESLMIPVSAKRRLRLIFFIYQIRLSTIPEWVELFLKKKNSSRL; encoded by the coding sequence ATGACTAGAGAGCTTGACATTATCATTCCTGTTTACAATGACCAAGATGGACTCAATACGATTTTATCTTCGATAGAAAATCAAAGTGTATCAACAGTACTTATTCGAGTGTTAGTTGTTGATAACAATTCGTGCCCGGCCATAAAAATACCCCCTACTAGCTTCGAAGTCCATCTTCTTCACTGTGCGCAAGCTGGATCTTACGCAGCTCGTAATACAGCTCTTACAAAAGTAGACTCCAAGATCGTTGCTTTTACCGATGCTGACTGCATCCTTGATACAAATTGGATTGAGACTGGGATTCAAAACATTAATATTAGAAGCAAACAATTGAGCAAACCAGTCATTCTTGCTGGGAAAATCAGTATCATTGCATCAAAACAGCCAGAAACCTCAGCGGATTTGGCAGACATACACTTCGGTATGACACAAAAAAAGTTTGTTAACCGCGGTCGTTATGGAATAACAGCGAATTTATGGGCTAGAAGCGAAGATATATTTTTACTCTCTGGATTTAACGAAAGCTTGAAGTCAGGCGGAGACCGTGACTTTTGTCTTCGTGCTCAACAAGAATTAAATGCCAGTCTTATTTACGACCCTGATTGTATTGTTTACCATCCAGCTCGAAGCAAAAAGGAGCAAATCATTAAATCAAAACGTCTTCTTGGGGGTCAGTTTGACAGAAGTAATGGAAAGCCCTTGAGAGAGGTTGCTGCATTATTTTTACATCTTAGACCTCTCATCAAAGAGACGCTTGAGTCTTTGATGATTCCAGTTTCTGCCAAAAGACGACTAAGACTGATATTTTTTATATATCAAATCAGACTGTCCACCATTCCAGAGTGGGTAGAACTTTTTCTAAAAAAGAAAAACTCTTCAAGGCTATAG
- a CDS encoding DUF5989 family protein, whose translation MQALLELTKDIWDFMRIRKKYWLAPLIITLVLMGALLVFTQGSVIAPFIYTIF comes from the coding sequence ATGCAAGCACTTTTAGAACTTACCAAGGACATTTGGGATTTCATGCGTATACGTAAAAAATATTGGCTAGCACCACTCATCATTACTCTAGTGCTTATGGGCGCACTATTAGTATTCACACAGGGGTCAGTGATTGCACCATTCATATATACAATATTCTAA
- a CDS encoding SxtJ family membrane protein — translation MTMKIPSPTTRQLREFGILIALGFPVLIGLLLPALRGHGFHIWTLWVAIPSLMLSLVAPQLLSIPYRGWMRLGHALGWVNGHIILGAVFVLVLQPIAAIMRLTGYDPLRRRTKSTKSYREPVTRNPTDLTRPF, via the coding sequence ATGACGATGAAGATTCCATCCCCCACTACCAGACAGCTGCGTGAATTCGGCATTTTGATAGCACTTGGATTTCCGGTGCTCATTGGGTTGCTGCTACCAGCACTCCGTGGGCACGGCTTTCACATCTGGACCCTATGGGTAGCAATTCCATCTCTCATGCTCAGCCTTGTAGCACCCCAATTACTTTCTATCCCCTACCGAGGCTGGATGAGACTGGGTCATGCTCTCGGCTGGGTCAATGGTCACATCATCCTGGGAGCAGTCTTTGTCCTTGTTCTACAGCCGATTGCTGCCATCATGCGGTTAACAGGATATGACCCTCTTCGTCGTCGAACAAAATCAACAAAAAGCTATAGGGAACCTGTGACACGCAACCCAACAGACCTCACTCGACCATTCTAA
- a CDS encoding carbamoyltransferase: MRILGISAYFHDSAAALVVDGITQAAAQEERFSRKKHDARFPRQAVRFCLESQGLKLEDCDAVVYYEKPLLTFERLLETYLGAAPRGGRSFVAAMQVWLKEKLFLKTELKKQLQSVADELADTACQQRRTDLPELLFSEHHLSHAGAAFYPSPFDSAAVLCMDGVGEWVTTSAWTGKGNSLKPLWEINFPHSLGLLYSAFTSYCGFKVNSGEYKLMGLAPYGEPRFVEKIKNHLVDIKPDGTFRLDLSYFKFHRGFRMTGRKFHKLFGRPPRRGETELSQFHMDIAASIQVVTEEIVLQLARSLQRETGARNLCLAGGVALNCVANGKLLKEEIFEKIWIQPASGDAGSAIGAALVAEHNYFDKRRDVPTNDGMHGTYLGPSFSNDEISKYLNKINAPYQFISDPDLFPYVAELLNQGKVIGWFNGAMEFGPRSLGARSILGDPRSNEMQSTMNLKIKYRESFRPFAPSVLEEEASNQFDLQTKSPYMLLVAPLRKELCRSMNAEEKRLFGIEKLKVSRSKLPAITHVDYSARVQTVNQRTNPRYYNLIKSFQSLTGCPTLVNTSFNVRGEPIVCTPQDAYRCFMRTEMDVLVLENHLLLKDLQPKEEYDEKWMQEFELD; the protein is encoded by the coding sequence ATGCGCATACTCGGCATATCTGCATATTTCCACGACAGCGCAGCGGCACTCGTTGTCGATGGGATCACCCAAGCAGCTGCCCAAGAGGAGCGTTTCAGCCGGAAAAAACACGACGCGCGCTTCCCAAGGCAGGCTGTGCGCTTTTGCCTGGAAAGCCAAGGCCTGAAGCTTGAAGACTGTGACGCCGTTGTCTACTACGAGAAACCTCTGCTGACGTTTGAGCGTTTACTAGAGACATATCTCGGAGCGGCTCCCCGCGGAGGACGGTCCTTCGTAGCCGCTATGCAGGTTTGGCTAAAAGAAAAATTATTCCTAAAAACAGAACTCAAGAAGCAACTGCAGTCGGTAGCTGATGAACTAGCAGATACTGCATGTCAACAGAGACGAACGGATCTACCGGAACTTCTCTTCAGCGAACACCATCTGTCCCACGCTGGTGCAGCATTTTATCCCAGCCCTTTCGATTCAGCAGCAGTGCTCTGCATGGACGGGGTTGGAGAATGGGTTACAACCTCAGCCTGGACAGGAAAAGGGAACAGCCTCAAACCCCTCTGGGAAATTAATTTTCCTCATTCTCTAGGGCTTCTATATTCCGCATTCACTTCATACTGCGGCTTCAAAGTTAACTCAGGCGAATACAAGCTTATGGGCCTAGCGCCTTATGGGGAACCTCGTTTCGTAGAAAAAATCAAAAATCACCTCGTTGACATCAAGCCAGACGGAACATTTCGACTTGATTTGAGTTATTTCAAATTTCACCGCGGATTCAGAATGACGGGGCGAAAATTTCACAAACTATTTGGACGACCACCACGCAGAGGAGAAACTGAATTGAGCCAGTTCCATATGGATATTGCAGCATCAATTCAAGTAGTTACTGAAGAAATAGTACTCCAACTTGCCCGAAGTTTGCAGCGAGAAACTGGTGCTCGTAATCTGTGTCTCGCAGGTGGAGTAGCACTTAACTGTGTTGCAAATGGCAAGCTATTGAAAGAAGAAATTTTTGAAAAGATATGGATTCAACCAGCCAGTGGAGATGCAGGCTCTGCTATCGGTGCGGCATTAGTAGCTGAACATAATTACTTCGATAAAAGACGAGATGTTCCGACCAATGATGGCATGCATGGGACTTATTTAGGACCGAGTTTTAGTAATGACGAGATCAGCAAATATCTGAATAAAATCAATGCTCCCTACCAATTTATATCCGACCCAGACCTCTTCCCGTACGTAGCTGAGCTTCTAAACCAAGGCAAAGTCATAGGTTGGTTCAATGGAGCAATGGAATTTGGACCACGCTCACTTGGCGCACGCTCGATTCTTGGAGATCCTCGAAGCAACGAAATGCAAAGCACAATGAACCTAAAAATTAAATATCGCGAAAGTTTCCGGCCGTTTGCACCATCAGTACTTGAAGAAGAGGCAAGCAATCAATTTGATTTACAGACCAAAAGCCCATACATGTTGTTAGTAGCGCCATTAAGAAAGGAACTCTGCCGATCAATGAATGCTGAAGAAAAGCGATTATTCGGTATCGAAAAACTCAAGGTTTCACGTTCAAAGTTACCCGCAATAACTCACGTGGATTACTCAGCTAGAGTGCAAACAGTAAACCAGCGTACAAACCCACGCTATTATAATTTAATTAAAAGCTTTCAAAGCCTTACGGGTTGTCCTACTTTAGTAAATACATCTTTTAATGTTAGGGGGGAGCCGATAGTCTGCACTCCTCAAGACGCATACAGATGTTTCATGCGTACGGAAATGGATGTATTAGTCCTCGAAAATCACCTACTCCTTAAAGATTTGCAGCCTAAAGAGGAATATGATGAAAAGTGGATGCAAGAATTTGAACTTGATTGA